In a genomic window of Gossypium arboreum isolate Shixiya-1 chromosome 7, ASM2569848v2, whole genome shotgun sequence:
- the LOC108457719 gene encoding uncharacterized protein LOC108457719 isoform X4: protein MNEESNQHHHHRDHRNNEGNPAVQSRRLTSTPSSSSSSSKTSVHVTALDGLVNVNSLFTVAVFVGLSLTTPGQHSLENRAPCDAGVDVAKKLLVFEVVSFSFFLFSSLVAQGLKLAINLLNSKDVDEAFRAHINLKVLRFGMMGSAVGSVMGCLFLMLSMVNVIEIRLGMLSCGSKSSVHAAAALVALVSSALLVYISTAVYAFLH, encoded by the exons ATGAACGAGGA GTCCAACCAGCACCACCACCACAGGGACCACCGAAACAACGAGGGTAACCCGGCGGTCCAGTCCAGAAGACTAACGTCCACGCcttcttcttcatcatcatcatcaaaaaCAAGCGTCCACGTTACCGCCTTAGACGGTCTAGTCAACGTCAACTCCCTCTTCACCGTAGCTGTTTTCGTTGGCCTTTCTTTGACAACCCCAGGTCAACACAGTCTCGAGAACCGAGCACCATGCGACGCCGGCGTCGATGTCGCGAAAAAGCTCTTGGTCTTCGAAGTCGTCTCTTTCAGCTTCTTCCTTTTCTCGTCGTTGGTGGCGCAAGGACTGAAACTGGCCATCAATTTGTTGAACAGTAAAGACGTCGACGAAGCGTTCAGGGCGCACATTAACCTTAAAGTTTTGAGGTTCGGGATGATGGGCTCCGCTGTCGGGTCCGTCATGGGGTGTTTGTTTTTGATGCTGTCGATGGTGAATGTGATTGAGATACGGTTGGGGATGTTGTCTTGTGGGAGCAAATCTTCGGTTCATGCGGCGGCGGCGCTGGTTGCGCTGGTTTCTTCGGCTCTGTTGGTTTATATTTCCACGGCGGTTTACGCTTTCTTGCATTGA
- the LOC108457719 gene encoding uncharacterized protein LOC108457719 isoform X1 → MYFYCIGVMATEFIIFYEISLLKRYDTLSIDNEREHVCSHSYMVMDAYKRALYRCHVICTCLSWCLFAAIASRSNQHHHHRDHRNNEGNPAVQSRRLTSTPSSSSSSSKTSVHVTALDGLVNVNSLFTVAVFVGLSLTTPGQHSLENRAPCDAGVDVAKKLLVFEVVSFSFFLFSSLVAQGLKLAINLLNSKDVDEAFRAHINLKVLRFGMMGSAVGSVMGCLFLMLSMVNVIEIRLGMLSCGSKSSVHAAAALVALVSSALLVYISTAVYAFLH, encoded by the exons ATGTATTTCTATTGCATTGGGGTAATGGCAACAGAATTTATCATATTCTATG AGATTAGTTTACTTAAAAGATATGATACATTATCAATTGACAACGAGAGAGAGCACGTTTGTAGCCATTCATACATGGTCATGGATGCATACAAGCGTGCTCTCTATCGTTGTCATGTGATTTGTACATGTCTCTCCTGGTGTTTATTTGCTGCAATAGCTAGCAG GTCCAACCAGCACCACCACCACAGGGACCACCGAAACAACGAGGGTAACCCGGCGGTCCAGTCCAGAAGACTAACGTCCACGCcttcttcttcatcatcatcatcaaaaaCAAGCGTCCACGTTACCGCCTTAGACGGTCTAGTCAACGTCAACTCCCTCTTCACCGTAGCTGTTTTCGTTGGCCTTTCTTTGACAACCCCAGGTCAACACAGTCTCGAGAACCGAGCACCATGCGACGCCGGCGTCGATGTCGCGAAAAAGCTCTTGGTCTTCGAAGTCGTCTCTTTCAGCTTCTTCCTTTTCTCGTCGTTGGTGGCGCAAGGACTGAAACTGGCCATCAATTTGTTGAACAGTAAAGACGTCGACGAAGCGTTCAGGGCGCACATTAACCTTAAAGTTTTGAGGTTCGGGATGATGGGCTCCGCTGTCGGGTCCGTCATGGGGTGTTTGTTTTTGATGCTGTCGATGGTGAATGTGATTGAGATACGGTTGGGGATGTTGTCTTGTGGGAGCAAATCTTCGGTTCATGCGGCGGCGGCGCTGGTTGCGCTGGTTTCTTCGGCTCTGTTGGTTTATATTTCCACGGCGGTTTACGCTTTCTTGCATTGA
- the LOC108457719 gene encoding uncharacterized protein LOC108457719 isoform X2 codes for MVDKFGLDLGIRLQGWLESRVMDVFLLHWGNGNRIYHILWSNQHHHHRDHRNNEGNPAVQSRRLTSTPSSSSSSSKTSVHVTALDGLVNVNSLFTVAVFVGLSLTTPGQHSLENRAPCDAGVDVAKKLLVFEVVSFSFFLFSSLVAQGLKLAINLLNSKDVDEAFRAHINLKVLRFGMMGSAVGSVMGCLFLMLSMVNVIEIRLGMLSCGSKSSVHAAAALVALVSSALLVYISTAVYAFLH; via the exons aTGGTTGATAAATTTGGTCTGGATCTGGGAATTAGGCTTCAAG GATGGTTGGAATCACGAGTTATGGATGTATTTCTATTGCATTGGGGTAATGGCAACAGAATTTATCATATTCTATG GTCCAACCAGCACCACCACCACAGGGACCACCGAAACAACGAGGGTAACCCGGCGGTCCAGTCCAGAAGACTAACGTCCACGCcttcttcttcatcatcatcatcaaaaaCAAGCGTCCACGTTACCGCCTTAGACGGTCTAGTCAACGTCAACTCCCTCTTCACCGTAGCTGTTTTCGTTGGCCTTTCTTTGACAACCCCAGGTCAACACAGTCTCGAGAACCGAGCACCATGCGACGCCGGCGTCGATGTCGCGAAAAAGCTCTTGGTCTTCGAAGTCGTCTCTTTCAGCTTCTTCCTTTTCTCGTCGTTGGTGGCGCAAGGACTGAAACTGGCCATCAATTTGTTGAACAGTAAAGACGTCGACGAAGCGTTCAGGGCGCACATTAACCTTAAAGTTTTGAGGTTCGGGATGATGGGCTCCGCTGTCGGGTCCGTCATGGGGTGTTTGTTTTTGATGCTGTCGATGGTGAATGTGATTGAGATACGGTTGGGGATGTTGTCTTGTGGGAGCAAATCTTCGGTTCATGCGGCGGCGGCGCTGGTTGCGCTGGTTTCTTCGGCTCTGTTGGTTTATATTTCCACGGCGGTTTACGCTTTCTTGCATTGA
- the LOC108457719 gene encoding uncharacterized protein LOC108457719 isoform X3, with protein sequence MDVFLLHWGNGNRIYHILWSNQHHHHRDHRNNEGNPAVQSRRLTSTPSSSSSSSKTSVHVTALDGLVNVNSLFTVAVFVGLSLTTPGQHSLENRAPCDAGVDVAKKLLVFEVVSFSFFLFSSLVAQGLKLAINLLNSKDVDEAFRAHINLKVLRFGMMGSAVGSVMGCLFLMLSMVNVIEIRLGMLSCGSKSSVHAAAALVALVSSALLVYISTAVYAFLH encoded by the exons ATGGATGTATTTCTATTGCATTGGGGTAATGGCAACAGAATTTATCATATTCTATG GTCCAACCAGCACCACCACCACAGGGACCACCGAAACAACGAGGGTAACCCGGCGGTCCAGTCCAGAAGACTAACGTCCACGCcttcttcttcatcatcatcatcaaaaaCAAGCGTCCACGTTACCGCCTTAGACGGTCTAGTCAACGTCAACTCCCTCTTCACCGTAGCTGTTTTCGTTGGCCTTTCTTTGACAACCCCAGGTCAACACAGTCTCGAGAACCGAGCACCATGCGACGCCGGCGTCGATGTCGCGAAAAAGCTCTTGGTCTTCGAAGTCGTCTCTTTCAGCTTCTTCCTTTTCTCGTCGTTGGTGGCGCAAGGACTGAAACTGGCCATCAATTTGTTGAACAGTAAAGACGTCGACGAAGCGTTCAGGGCGCACATTAACCTTAAAGTTTTGAGGTTCGGGATGATGGGCTCCGCTGTCGGGTCCGTCATGGGGTGTTTGTTTTTGATGCTGTCGATGGTGAATGTGATTGAGATACGGTTGGGGATGTTGTCTTGTGGGAGCAAATCTTCGGTTCATGCGGCGGCGGCGCTGGTTGCGCTGGTTTCTTCGGCTCTGTTGGTTTATATTTCCACGGCGGTTTACGCTTTCTTGCATTGA